The Brevinema andersonii region ATAAAATGGAATACTAGGATAAGCAATAACATATAAAATATCCCGATCTTGCGGGACTGGCTTAGAAACTATATTCCATGATTTCACAGGAATTCCTTGCTTATTGATATAAGCAGTCCTAAATCCACCAGGAATTGCTGATAATGTTATTGCCAATTCACCTTTAAAATCAGAAGCTTGTAAAAAAGAGGGCTTGATGACTACTTTTGCCAAATTATCAAAATAACCTATATATTTATCCACTTTCATTCTAGCTCTGTTATAAAAAAAGGATCCTATGGATGATATTTTATCAGTCAAATTATATTTACCCTCTGCATTCATAAATCCATGTTGATTATTTTGAGAAACACGTGCAAAAGTACCATCAAAACGAGCGGCACGAGTAAAAATAAACGGTGCAATTAGCTCGCCTTGTGTATTAATATAGCCAAATAAATTATTTTGAGAAACAATAGCAAGACCATGATAGAAATCATCAGCATTTTTATAAATGGTAGGAATTACTAATTCACCATTTTTATTGATATAACCCCATGAATTTCCACGCTTTACTCTAGCTAATCCATTTTTAAAATCTCCGATATAATCATAAGATTTCGTTGTAATCACTGTTCCTGATTTATCAATCACAAACCATGATCTTCCATCTGATACTGCTGCAATGTTTTCTGAAAAGGAGCGAGCATTTTTATATTGTGGATCTATTGTAAAAATACCTTTTTTATCAATGTATCCATATAAAGCATTTCGACCAACCAATGTCTTTACTAATGCTAGGCCATTTTGAAAATCATAAGCATCTAAAAAAGCAGCAGGAATTATTTCTTTTCCTTGAGAAGAAGCATATCCAAATAAATCATCTCTCTTAAATCTTGATACAGACTCAACTATAGGAAAAATAGCATCATATACTGCACTACTAGCAATAGTCCCTGAAGGCAAAAGATAAGCAAATTTCCCACGGATATTGACCTGTGCAACACCACCATTAAAATCAGAAACAGATAAAAATTTAGGAGGAATAATTTCTCGTCCCTGTATATTAATAAATCCATATAATAGTTCACGTTTATCATCATAAGTACTAATTTTTGCAAGCCCTTCAGAAAAATCTGTAGCAGATTCATACTTCGGAGGAACAATGATTTTTCCTGCAGAATTTATATATCCCCATTTCCCATTTTGAGGAAAAGGATATAATTTACTATCCTCCTGCCCAAAAATATTAATAGAAATAAATAAAATCATCATATTAACTTTCAAAAACAAGTGCATAAAATCCTCTTCTCCTTTAGAAAATATATATAAGTATAACATAAAATAAGGAAAAATCAATAATTTAATACAAATTTCTAGTACTAAAAAGTAAAGCATTTACTAAAGACTCCGAAAATTTATTATATGATACAGAAGAAATTTTATGGAAACCTATTTATCTAAAAAACAATTAGGCCAAAAAGCAGAAATCGAAGCTAAACAGTTTTTATTGGAACAAAACTGGCAATTTATTACACAAAATTATTTTACAAAATTCGGAGAAATTGATTTAATTTTTATCAATAATACCACTTTAGTATTCATAGAAGTTAAAATGCGTACCCCAAAAAGTGATTTTGATATTTCGATAAATCCCAAAAAGGTGAAAAATATTAGAAAGACAGCAGAAATTTTTTTAGAAAAAGAAAATATTAATTTTACAGAAATTCGTTTTGATGTGATTTTTGTAAATTATAATAAAAGAGGAGATGTTGTGGAGATTGGGCACAGACCAAATTTTTTTTAATGAGGTTAACCGTGTCCGAACTATCTTTCGACCGAAAACGTAATTTCCGGCGTCTTATTGTTAAGACCAATTCAGGTTCCTTAACCCCGGAAAGAACTGAATCTCTAAGACGAAAAATTAATGATCCGACCTATTTATCCTTTACAATTGATCGCTTAGCAGATAATCTCAGCAAAGTCTTTACAGAAAGCTATTCTGCTACTGGTAAAGACTAAAAATATCAAAATAAAAACTGGTTCCGTTTTTATTTTGATCAACACTCCTACTTTAAATAATCCCCTAATTTAGGGGATTATTTTTATGAGCAGATAAAACTTATACTCTTTTATTCCCATAAAGGAGGTACAAATTCTTCTTGAACCCAAGCTTCTCTTTTATCAAGAGTTTTTACAAGTAAAAATTCACCTATTTGATCTACCACCCTCAATTCCGATCCTGCCGGTAAAGTAATATTTTTTTTACTTTTCACATCAGGTTCCTCATAAAGGTCAATAATATGTGTTGCTATCCTATCCGGCACATTAAAAAAAATATAATAACGAATTAAGCCAACACTTAAAAGAACAACAGAAGTGCTAAACATACCTATTATATACAAAATATATTTTTTCTTTTTTACTGGCAAAAATACTATTAAAGAAACAATTAATAACAAAAAGGATCCTAAAATTGCATTCCATTGAGGAGGAACCGCATTAAAAAAAACAGCAAACATCCTACTAATCACATTATCTTGAGTAAATACTACCGGTAATCCTATTTCTCTTCTTAATTGATAAAATAAAGTTCTAATTTGTTTATTATTGGGAGCAAGAAGCATAGCTTTTTTGATACATTTCATTGCTGGCCCATATTCACTATTATAATAAAATTGTAAACCATTATTATAAAGATTATTCGGATGAGTAAATTGATCTACTCTATCTTTTGCCATAATAGGTGTTATTAAAAATAACATTTTAATTAAGAAAAAAGTACATTTTTTCATATTTTTGTTCCTTGAAAGTGATATTGAGCTATTATTTTTTTCAATCTGTTATATTTTCTATTATAAAGAAATTCATTATAAACTTCTCCCTTTAACAATTGAGTATATTCTGAGTAAAAATACTCATGTAATAGGCTTTTTTGATGAGAATCCAAAACAAAATTGATCCACTCAATATATAATTTTTCAAACAACACAGTCAAATTTATTATTGGATTCAAGGAAAAATCAAATATTTTATCGATATGAATATTATCATTTTTTCCTATCACTGATAATTTTTCATGACTCCAAGAATCAAAAAATGCTCCGCTTTCTGATCCGTTTATTACTCTATTATGCAGATTTTCTTCTTTACAAAATGCTATGGACATTTCAAACCAATGTCGAAATTGTTCTAATAATGGATCTACTAATACAAGTTGGTTATCTATTCCCTGAGCATAAAAATCAGGCAATTTATGCACATGAATGGTCTCTAAAGTTTTTAATCGATTGGCATTGCTTCTATATTGACGGTCGTAAGTTGTTCCTACTGCATGACCTCTATAATTCGTATAAGCAAGGTCTTGACCTATCATAATGATCTTTTCAGCTCCGTGGGACACAGCATAATGAAAAGCAGAGGTCGCAACAGAACCTCCTGTTTGCAGCTCGGGAAACTTTATCCCATAAGACATCAAAAAATTTATCAACTCAATCCGGTGAATATATAGGCCTTTTTTAGGATGATTCACTGGGTGTCCTGTAGACACAAAAGAAATTGCCTTCCACGGCTGATTGACAATAATTGGATGTACAGAAATATCAGCAATAAGTATCATTTTATTAAAAATAGAATGTTCAATAGAAACGAAATCCGTAACATTATGAATCTTCGCGTCAACAGCATGAACAAAATCAGGTACTATCCCATACTCTAATAAAGAACTCAATGCTGTATCAACTGCTATAATCACATAAGAATGATGTATTTTTTCTAAGTATGGGAGACTTTCCTTCAAGGAAGGCCCAGCAGAACAAATAATAACCTTCTTTCCGCAAAATACAGTAGTAGGAATTATACTAATACTCTGGGAATTTAATAATTGAATATTCTGTAAAATATTACAATACCAAGATTCCATAAGATGAAAATGTATATTATGAGTCGAACGTAATACATGTTTTCCTTTTTCGGTATATGAGGTCCACACTTGATCCTTGAATGTAATATTTCTCATAGACAAGTCAACAAAATTTAAAGATTGATATGCAGGAAGAGATACAATAGCATCAAAAATCTTTTGTGGATCGTCAACATCAATAAATGCATGCAATTTTTCAATAGGAAATACCATTTTAAAGATTTCTGCTATTTCTCTTCTCAATTCTACAGCAATGATAGTAAATCCTTGTTGAACCAGCAGTTCTGTATGATACCCTAATCCCACACCCCATAAAATAATTATTGTAGCAGATTGATCACAATATTTAAGAGGCTCAATAAAACGTTGAGCTTCTAAAACAGGAAACTTACTGCTATGCAAATAAAGACCGTCATATTTTATCGTATAATTATTATCTTGTGCTTTAATAAGAGAAAATTGATTAGCATATTTATTCAAACTTTCTAACAAGTTCATATCATGATTCCTGTCACAATTTGAGATAGAAACGTCCCACACTTAGCAGAAAAATATGCAAGAATGATACCTGCAAAAATATCCGAAGGATAATGCACAGCTAAATAAACCCTTGAAAATGCAATAATAAGCGCGATTATTAAAAAAAAAGGCCATGCAACTGGAAAAACCAATTTTGCCGTAAATGCCATAGTAAATGCAGCTGCTGTATGACCCGATGGAAAAGAAAAAGGATCAGGTGGAGCATACAAATAATCAAGATCTTGATATACTAAATAAGGACGTGTCCGTTTGACTAAATTCTTTAAAAATATTTGACCATAAAGCTGCAATAAAGCAGAAATATGAAAAGATACACCAATAGGCACGCTATATAGCATAATAATTAAAGAAAATAATAACCAAGCTTGTCCATTACCTAATTTTGTAAAGAGAATTGCAATCCGTGTTAGAAATTGACGCCTCGTTTTTGTAAATACCAATAATAACAAGCGATCAGGATTATATTTTTCTGATAAAGACAAAGAATGAGATGTATGTAATTTTTTAGGAGTATTATTTCTATGGCGAAATAAGTTCAAAATAACCTCTATTACATTTGTTGAAATTCAGGATGAAAATATAAAGTAAAATCAGTTAATAGTTCTTGATCAATACGCATAGGCTTTCTGAATTCAGCATTCGTAAATATATGCTTAGAAAATCCAATTACACAAAGTTCTGAGTCATTACGAAGAATTTGATAATCCAATCGAAGACGACGATTGTCTAAATGTGTAACAGCACTTAATATAGTAATTTTATCTTCAAAAAAGGTAGGAGCTTTGTAACGAAATCCTAATTCCGTTACTGGTAACACGATACCTAGAGCCTCTATTTCAGAATAAGAAATACCCATATCTCTCATTAATTGTGTTCGTGAAAATTCCGCCCAAATAGGATAAACAGCATGATGAACTATTCCCATCATATCTGTTTCTGCATATCTTACTATGACATTGCTTTCATGGATCATATTTTCCTCTTTTTATCGAAAATCGCTCTGGGGGAATTTTTTCTTTTTTTATATTTTGATAGTATATAAGATTGTTGTTTATGAATTTTCTGTCCTGCTTCCTGTCTTTTTGAAAGAAGTTCCAATGTCTCTGATTTTAATTTTCTCCAATTTTCCAAACGTCCGGAATCTAATTGGCCATTTCGTATTGCATCACGAACAGCACAATTTGGTTCATGCAAATGAACACAATTACGGAATTGACATTGCAAACTTAACTGTTGAATATCGCTAAAACTTTCTGATAATGATTCGCAATCATCCAGCCAAACATATAGTTCTCTAATGCCAGGATTATCAATAATAATCCCTCCATTTTCAAGAAAAAACATATCTCTCGAACTTGTTGTATGCTTTCCTTTATTATTTTTACCTACCGATCTGGTCATTTGAACATTCTGACCTAACAAAGTGTTCACTATTGTGGATTTTCCAACTCCAGAAGATCCTAAAAATACTGCTGTTTTTCCTGCACTTAGATATTTTAAAAGCACATCGACAATTAGCGGATCATGAGCATTAGTCAATAGAATAGGAATATTTGGAGCTAATTTCCGCGTTTCAAGAAGAAACTGTTCAGCATTTTCTATGCAATCAATTTTATTAAGTAGGATAATGAAATCAATATGATTTTCTGCAGATAATGTCAAATAACGCTCAATTTTTCTAGGATTAAAACCTTCGAGAAGAGACACCACTAAAAATATAATATCTGCATTAGCAGTAATTACTTGCTCAACTGAAGTTTTCCCAGAAGTTTTACGTGAAATTTTATTTCTTCGTGGAAGAATTACTTCAACAATAGCTTTCTCATTATTGAAACTCACCATAACCCAATCACCGACAACTGGCCATTGTTCTTTTAATAATGATTTTCTTAAAGAGCCTCTTAACCGTGCCGAAAAATGCCCTGATTCCGTTATAATATTATACCCAAAACTATGCTTTTGTGTTATTCGTGCAGGAACAAGTTCCGGATATCTGCTAGAAAAATTTTTAAAATATTCATCCCAGCCAAGATTATATAATAATTTAAGCAATTTTATACATCCTTATTCAGATTTATAGGTTTAAATAGCCTACCCGAACCCTTAAAAAACCGGACAAAAAATTCATAATATTCTAATCTTAATGTTTGAATCCCAACAATAAATCCTTCAAAGAAAATAACAAAAATATTGCCTAATAACAAAATAATATTACCAACTATCGGATTCGAAGCAAGATCTTTTAAAGCAAAAATAGCTAACATTAAAGCAGCATGCGTTAAAGCAAAAGCTCCAATACGCACAAAAGAAATAGTATTTGAAAGTAACGACAAATAAAATTCAAACATATCAAAGATACCCATCCACCATTCTGACAATTTTCCATGCCCATAGAATAAAACATCCCAAACTCTCTCAAAACCTAGAAAAATACTCAAAATAATAATAGATATCACTAGCCATAACGAAATTGTTTCACCTTTTATTATTCTATAACATACTGTTAAAAACATCAGATAAATAACAAAAGCAATAATCCCTTTATGAGAAAAAATTAACATTTGCCAATCTTTAATTTTGATCGCGTTAATAATACCTAACAAATAACCTAGAATAATCACCCCTATTCCGAAACAAACTGAATAGGTTAATAGTGTCGTAGTTTGATGCATTGGACTAAGCCATAAATGAGGAATAATATTTTCATATCCAAAAATAGAACCATAAAAAAATCCAAAAATAGTCGCTGAAATACCTACCCAAACCATTAAAGAAAAAATTAAACGAAAAGCAGATTTTTTAAACAATAGTCCAATTAAACCAACACTTAACAGCACCAATCCCTGTCCAACATCGCCAAACATCGCACCATACATCACAACATATAAAATAGCTACAAGAAGTGTTGGATCAATCTCTCGATAGCCAGGGATACCAAAAAGAGTAACAAGGGTTTCAAATGGCTTAAAAATACGAGGATTTCCTAATTTTGTAGGAACATCGGTTCCTGTAGAGAAATAATCTGTATTCGTAATATGCATTTCATATTTTTGTCCACATAATTTTTCTAATTCTATTTTAAAATTTTTAAATTCTTTTGCAGCTATCCAACCTGAAAATACAACAAAATGACCCGCTTGACGTACAGAATTATTAACTTCTGAAATTTTATTGTATAAAGATATTGAATAAAAAATCTGTCTTAATTCTTGTAAAATTTCAGGAGCTATTTTCTGACATTCATTCTCTAATAACAATTCCTTATCACATAGTATAGTAAATTCTAGACCTAATTCCATCATATTTACCACCCCCCTCCCGAAAAATTCGTCAGGAAGGCCATAATTAATAAAGTACACTTTCTCTAGCAAAGAATTTAGTTCATGCATATGCTCCCTAGATACTGCCAAAAATACAATTTCAGAATCATTAATATGCCCTTCTGTCAATATTTCGCCATTAAAACGGGCAAATTCATGTTTTAATAATTCCAAATTACCAATACTAATAACTCCCAAAACAGAATATAATTCTTCAGGATCTTTAAGTTGTTCAGCATGACGTACCGACTGATTATACATCCTAAGTCCTGCCATTTTAACAGCAACTTCTTCCTTTTTTTTTCTCACTGCCATAAATTTATCTTGGAAATAAGCAACTTTATTTTGGTCAGACCTAAGGATATCGCCAATAGCAGGGATTGAAAGTTGTGATTTATAATGAAGTAAATCCGTACTATTTTTTCTATTAGAAGCATACTTTTCAAAAAAATTTTTAATTTCTATAGCATAACGTTCATAATCAGTTATAATTTTCTTTTTATCTGAATTTTGCTCCTTCACCCATTTTTCTGGATCATTAACAAAAAATGAAAGACTTGAAGGTTCAAAGATACCTGACTCTACAACAAACTGCGATACTTTATTTTCATCTTTTTTTAACACAAGAAGATCTATCAAAAACATTTTTTGTGACGTAAACATAAATTCACCTGTAAAATTATAAAAAATCCATCACTTCTTCTTTTTCCATATGAAGTGATTTCGCTTCAATAATCGTAGATAACTGAGAAAATTGTATTTTTTTCAATTGTAAAAAGGCCAAGAACGATGAAATACTTGTCAAACTTCCATGCAGTTCTTTACGGCATATCTTTTCTATTCTCGAACGCATAGACATCCTGATTGTAGATGCATTATTATGGCAGTCAACATCTATATAACGGTCCTCTTTCAGCATATCACAAAATTCCTGACTCGTCACTACCACAATATAATGTTGCCATCGTTCTGACGATAAAATATGTGTAACATTAGGGAGATAAAGCCATGCTTCCTTAGCATCAAGTCCATAATGAAATTTATAACGGTACAAATTTAACAAACGTTCCATATCTATAGGCAACAAAACAATCTTTTTTGCATTTAACTTCCCATGAGTATCTAATCTTTTAGAAACAGTGAAAATCCGATTCGCATAAAACGTATCCAATGCCGATTCCCAATAAAAAGTATTTTTTTCTGTTTCTACTTTATCAAGAGAGTTAGTAAGCATTTCATAAGCTGTCCCAATCAAAAACTGACGTAACTCCTGAAATGTTCTAATTTCACGATATTTATTCAATGATAATTGAGGAGTAAATACATATTGGTAAAAATTATCAGAAAAACGATCAGAAACGAGCATTTGTACTAAAATTTTTAAATTTTCTATTTCAAATTCACGTAACAATTCTTTTACAAATGCTTTACCTTCACCTGATAAAGCACTAGAAGCCGTATATCCAAAATATATCAATTTCTCTTTAAGTTTTTTTAGAAAAAAATGAGAATCTAAAGGTTCTGATAAAATTATATTTTCTTTTTGTGCAATATATTGTAATATTTGCATAAGATCAAAAGAAAGTATTTTTTCCATCTCTTTTTTAGACAAAAAAGATAAGCTCCAATTTTTTACACGTACAGATAAAGGAATATACTGAGCTGATATCATCGTTATTCCAACCAAAATTCATGTGATAAAGATAACAAAATATTATCTTTCTTTTTTTCCCACAATTCTTGCAGTAGATTTTTTTTATTTTGGAATGTACTTTGCAATTCTTGATCATATAATTGAACACGATTCAGCATTTCTTCTTCTTGAAGTTTTTCATATTGTAAATATTCATCTAAAAAAGATTGTTCCATAATTTTAATTTTTTTGTCGATGGAATCGTAAATTTCTTTTATTTCTTTATTTCCGTTTTCTTTAAGCTGTGCTATATGTTCTTCGATATCATAAATTTGATCTATCATTGATTTCATATTATTCTCCAGCTATCATTATTCCTAATCCGGAACGTAACATTTTTTTTTCTAAGCTACCAAAAGAATCAATAAAATTCTCACTATTCGGTACTTTGGCAATCATAACAAATTTATGCTGTGCAGGATTTTTCTTAATAAAATTTTTAATTTCTAAAAAAGGATCTCCTTCTAACAAAACAGTCTCAATATCAATATGGTATGAGGAAGCAATTCGTTTAGCATATTCTAAATATTTTTCTGCATCACGCCTCAAATTATCTCCAAAAACTGAAGATTCTTCTTCTATAAAAATTTTATAACGTTGAAGTTTAGCTAATGATTCTTTATCCAAAACATAAATTGCCGTCACTTTGGCGTTGAGAAATACTGCTGTTTCAATAGCTTTTTCTGTTGCTATTTTACTTTCATCAGTTCCTGTAATCGGAACAAAAATTCTAGTAATCATGATTCTCACCTCTCATGATAACCACTTTTTTTCTTTCTTTTATTCGTTTCATTTGGAAAAGAGTCTCCCTATCTTTTTCTTCCATTGTATCCTTAATATACGCTAAAGTAACTGAAGTATCTGGTATCATAAAATTTTCTAAAGCATTAACTCTCCGTTGGATTTTTTTCACTTCATGAGCTAATTTCCAAGCAGCACTTTCCAAACCGGCCACTTCAACGAGCAAATTTTTAATATTTGCTACTCCTTTAAAAAGCTCATCGAAAGCAGGACTTGTATTGGAAATTCCCATAGGAATTTTTGATAAATTTTCTCCCGTATCCCTAATAATCAATTGTGGTACAGGTACTCCCATGATAGAACGGAAAATCATATCTACTACAAAATCCTGTGGCATATTCTTCATCATCAAATCAAAAGTAAACCCATAAGTTTCTAACTTCACTAAAGCAAGTTGCCGATAAATTTTCTGTAATTGCTTATCTAAAAGTGTTCGTTTTTCTTTAATATTCGCTACTAAATTAGACAAATGCATAATAAAAACTTCACGTTTTTGCTCCAGAAGGCTATGTCCTTCTTTTGCCAAAGATAATTCCGCTTTCAAGATAGAATAATTACTTTTAGTGGGAGTAACATTCCGTTTGTTAGCCATGCTATTCTTCTTTTCCTTGATAATGGCGTAATAATTCTTGAGTACTCATATTAGTTAATTCGCTTCTGGGAAGAATTGACAAAATTTTCCATGCTAAATCCAAACTTTCATCAATTGATCTGTTTTCATCAAAACGCTGATTAATAAATTCTTCTTCAAACACTTTCCCAAATTTTAAATAATCCTGATCGATAGGGGTCATTTCCTCTTCGGAAACAATAGCAGCAATAGCTCTCACTTCTAAGGCTCGCGCATATGAAGAATATAACTGCATAAATAATTTTGGATGATCCTCACGCGTCAATCCTTGACCTATCGCATCTTTCATCAAGCGTGATAATGAAGGCAATAATTCAATAGGAGGTACAATACCTTGTCCAAAAAGATGTCGCCCCAAAACTACCTGTCCTTCCGTAATAAAACCAGTCAAATCTGGTACAGGATGAGTAATATCGTCACCAGGCATTGTAAGTATAGGAATTTGAGTAACAGATCCAGGGCAACCTTTCACACGTCCTGCTCTTTCATATATTGTAGAAAAATCAGAATACATATATCCCGGAAATCCTTTTCTAGAAGGTACTTCACCTCGTGCAGCAGCAATTTCACGCAATGATTCGGCATAAGCAGTCATATCAGTGAGAATAACTAACACATCCATCCCCTTATCATAAGCAAAATATTCAGCCAACGTTAAGGCAACTCTCGGAGTAATTAATCGTTCAATTGTCGGATCATCCGCTAAATTAAGAAACAATGCTGTATTTTTTAATGCTCCTGTAGATTTAAAAGAATCAATAAAAAATGCTGCATCATCATGTCTAATACCCATGGCAGCAAAAACAACAACAAAGGGATTACCACTTTTGGAGGTCGTCTGTGACACAATTTGCGCAGCTAACTGATTATGAGGTAGCCCTGCTCCCGAAAATATAGGTAATTTTTGCCCTCGTACTAGAGTATTCATAACATCAATCGCTGAAATCCCCGTTTGGATACAATCATGAGGATATTCTCGTTCTACTGGATTTAAAACTAACCCATTAACATCTCGCTCAAATTCAGGATTAGGAGCACGAAGACCATCAATAGGACACCCTAATCCATCAAAAATTCGGCCTAACATTTCAGTAGATACACCAATATGATATGTTTCACCCCAAAATTTTACAGAAACTTTTTTAGGATCTATCCCTGCTGAACTTCCATAAAGTTGTAAAACAGTAAATTTTTCGTTTACTTCAATAACGCGAGCTAATTTAACATCGCCTGTTTGGGTTGTTAAGGATGCAATTTCACCATATGCTGCATTTGCGATAGCATTAACAATCACCAAAGGTCCAACTACAGAATAAACACCTTCATAACTTTTTTGTATCTTAATATGCATTTTTTGCTCCTATAGATTGAGGAACATTTTCATATTTTATCAACAAAGCACTCATTTCGTCATTAACAAAATTTTCTAATTTGACAAATGCAGCTTCATCATCATTTGGTATTTCAAGCCTTGCTCTTATAAGCATCGGTACCGATTCCAAACTCCTAATTTCAAAAATTGGAGCCCCCATATTAATGATTTCTTCTGCTTTATGATAAAAATTCATCATCAATTTTAACAACCACATTTGTTTCTGGGGAGAAGAATACATATCGATTGCATCATAAGCATTTTGCTTAAGAAATCCTTCTTTTATAATTCTAGCCGCTTCTAATACCAATCGCTCAACATCAGGCAGAGCATCAGGACCAATCAATCGAACAATTTTTTGTAATTTATTTTCCCTTAGTAGCAGATCATATGCTTCTCTCCTAAGCACAACAGTATCGGAATTAACATGTTTTTCCCACCATTCTGAAACTAAATCGGCATATTCACTGTAACTTTGTACCCAATTAATAGAAGGATAATGTCGTGCTGACGCCAACGCTTTATCAAGCTCCCAAAATGCACGTACAAATCTTTTTGTATTTTGCGTGACAGGTTCCGAAAAATCCCCACCTGGAGGCGAAACTGCAGCAATCATCGTCACAGAACCTTTATTGCCATTACGCAATTCAACACTTCCTGCTCTTTCATAAAACGATGCCAATTTTGACCCCAAATATGCTGGAAATCCTTCCTCAGCTGGAATTTCTTCTAAGCGACCAGATAATTCTCGCAACGCTTCTGCCCAACGTGATGACGAATCAGCCATAACAGCAATATCATATCCCATATCACGATAATATTCTGCAATAGTAATGCCTGTATATATAGATGCCTCACGAGCTGTAACAGGCATATTAGATGTATTTGCTATCATAACAGTTCTATCAAATAATGGAGCTCCCGTTTTGGGATCAATCAGATGAGGAAATTCTTCCAATACTTCAGTAATTTCATTTCCTCGTTCGCCGCACCCTACATATACCACAATTTTAGCGTCAGACCATTTTGCTAATTGATGTTGTGTTATTGTTTTACCAGTACCAAATCCTCCCGGTATAGCAATTGCGCCACCTTTAGCTGCAGGAAAAAAAATATCAATAATACGCTGACCTGTCATTAAAGGCTCTGTAGGCAGAAATCGTTCTTTATAAGGACGCGGAATTTTAACAGGCCAACGATGACTTAATCGAATTTCATGGACATTACCATATTTATCTTGCACTGTAGCAATAACATCATCAATAGTATACA contains the following coding sequences:
- a CDS encoding V-type ATP synthase subunit B, which produces MHIKIQKSYEGVYSVVGPLVIVNAIANAAYGEIASLTTQTGDVKLARVIEVNEKFTVLQLYGSSAGIDPKKVSVKFWGETYHIGVSTEMLGRIFDGLGCPIDGLRAPNPEFERDVNGLVLNPVEREYPHDCIQTGISAIDVMNTLVRGQKLPIFSGAGLPHNQLAAQIVSQTTSKSGNPFVVVFAAMGIRHDDAAFFIDSFKSTGALKNTALFLNLADDPTIERLITPRVALTLAEYFAYDKGMDVLVILTDMTAYAESLREIAAARGEVPSRKGFPGYMYSDFSTIYERAGRVKGCPGSVTQIPILTMPGDDITHPVPDLTGFITEGQVVLGRHLFGQGIVPPIELLPSLSRLMKDAIGQGLTREDHPKLFMQLYSSYARALEVRAIAAIVSEEEMTPIDQDYLKFGKVFEEEFINQRFDENRSIDESLDLAWKILSILPRSELTNMSTQELLRHYQGKEE
- a CDS encoding V-type ATP synthase subunit D, which gives rise to MANKRNVTPTKSNYSILKAELSLAKEGHSLLEQKREVFIMHLSNLVANIKEKRTLLDKQLQKIYRQLALVKLETYGFTFDLMMKNMPQDFVVDMIFRSIMGVPVPQLIIRDTGENLSKIPMGISNTSPAFDELFKGVANIKNLLVEVAGLESAAWKLAHEVKKIQRRVNALENFMIPDTSVTLAYIKDTMEEKDRETLFQMKRIKERKKVVIMRGENHDY
- a CDS encoding universal stress protein — translated: MITRIFVPITGTDESKIATEKAIETAVFLNAKVTAIYVLDKESLAKLQRYKIFIEEESSVFGDNLRRDAEKYLEYAKRIASSYHIDIETVLLEGDPFLEIKNFIKKNPAQHKFVMIAKVPNSENFIDSFGSLEKKMLRSGLGIMIAGE
- a CDS encoding V-type ATP synthase subunit I, producing MFTSQKMFLIDLLVLKKDENKVSQFVVESGIFEPSSLSFFVNDPEKWVKEQNSDKKKIITDYERYAIEIKNFFEKYASNRKNSTDLLHYKSQLSIPAIGDILRSDQNKVAYFQDKFMAVRKKKEEVAVKMAGLRMYNQSVRHAEQLKDPEELYSVLGVISIGNLELLKHEFARFNGEILTEGHINDSEIVFLAVSREHMHELNSLLEKVYFINYGLPDEFFGRGVVNMMELGLEFTILCDKELLLENECQKIAPEILQELRQIFYSISLYNKISEVNNSVRQAGHFVVFSGWIAAKEFKNFKIELEKLCGQKYEMHITNTDYFSTGTDVPTKLGNPRIFKPFETLVTLFGIPGYREIDPTLLVAILYVVMYGAMFGDVGQGLVLLSVGLIGLLFKKSAFRLIFSLMVWVGISATIFGFFYGSIFGYENIIPHLWLSPMHQTTTLLTYSVCFGIGVIILGYLLGIINAIKIKDWQMLIFSHKGIIAFVIYLMFLTVCYRIIKGETISLWLVISIIILSIFLGFERVWDVLFYGHGKLSEWWMGIFDMFEFYLSLLSNTISFVRIGAFALTHAALMLAIFALKDLASNPIVGNIILLLGNIFVIFFEGFIVGIQTLRLEYYEFFVRFFKGSGRLFKPINLNKDV
- the rsgA gene encoding ribosome small subunit-dependent GTPase A, which produces MLKLLYNLGWDEYFKNFSSRYPELVPARITQKHSFGYNIITESGHFSARLRGSLRKSLLKEQWPVVGDWVMVSFNNEKAIVEVILPRRNKISRKTSGKTSVEQVITANADIIFLVVSLLEGFNPRKIERYLTLSAENHIDFIILLNKIDCIENAEQFLLETRKLAPNIPILLTNAHDPLIVDVLLKYLSAGKTAVFLGSSGVGKSTIVNTLLGQNVQMTRSVGKNNKGKHTTSSRDMFFLENGGIIIDNPGIRELYVWLDDCESLSESFSDIQQLSLQCQFRNCVHLHEPNCAVRDAIRNGQLDSGRLENWRKLKSETLELLSKRQEAGQKIHKQQSYILSKYKKRKNSPRAIFDKKRKI
- a CDS encoding V0D/AC39 family V-type ATPase subunit, translated to MISAQYIPLSVRVKNWSLSFLSKKEMEKILSFDLMQILQYIAQKENIILSEPLDSHFFLKKLKEKLIYFGYTASSALSGEGKAFVKELLREFEIENLKILVQMLVSDRFSDNFYQYVFTPQLSLNKYREIRTFQELRQFLIGTAYEMLTNSLDKVETEKNTFYWESALDTFYANRIFTVSKRLDTHGKLNAKKIVLLPIDMERLLNLYRYKFHYGLDAKEAWLYLPNVTHILSSERWQHYIVVVTSQEFCDMLKEDRYIDVDCHNNASTIRMSMRSRIEKICRKELHGSLTSISSFLAFLQLKKIQFSQLSTIIEAKSLHMEKEEVMDFL